One Roseomonas gilardii subsp. gilardii genomic region harbors:
- the grxC gene encoding glutaredoxin 3 translates to MAKVEIFTTPFCPYCARAKTLLTRKGASFEEFDAPHGSAAREEAVRRSGGRTTVPQIFIDGQAIGGCDDLFALDRAGKLDSLLAA, encoded by the coding sequence ATGGCCAAGGTCGAGATCTTCACCACCCCCTTCTGCCCTTATTGCGCGCGCGCGAAGACGCTGCTGACGCGCAAGGGCGCCAGTTTCGAGGAATTCGATGCACCGCATGGTTCCGCGGCCCGCGAGGAAGCGGTCCGCCGCTCCGGCGGCCGCACCACGGTGCCGCAGATCTTCATCGACGGGCAGGCGATCGGGGGTTGCGACGACCTTTTCGCGCTGGACCGCGCGGGCAAGCTGGACAGCCTGCTGGCGGCCTGA
- a CDS encoding DUF1178 family protein codes for MIHYQLRCEGGHEFDGWFKDSAGFDKLAKAGLVECPVCGGTQVRRALMAPSIAKSRPEAIPVPDQAIPAAPVPSPPVPAAPNAASGPATPPVAAGPMPAQVMALLQRIRAEVERNCDYVGRDFSEEARRMQAGESERRGIYGEATEAEAEALRDEGIEIARIPWVPRSDG; via the coding sequence ATGATCCACTACCAGCTTCGTTGCGAAGGCGGCCATGAATTCGATGGCTGGTTCAAGGACAGTGCCGGTTTCGACAAGCTGGCCAAGGCTGGCCTCGTGGAATGTCCGGTCTGCGGCGGGACGCAGGTCAGACGCGCGCTGATGGCGCCATCGATCGCGAAGTCGCGGCCGGAAGCCATCCCCGTCCCGGACCAGGCCATCCCCGCCGCGCCCGTGCCGTCGCCGCCCGTCCCCGCCGCACCAAACGCCGCCTCCGGCCCCGCGACCCCGCCCGTGGCGGCGGGGCCCATGCCCGCCCAGGTCATGGCGCTGCTGCAACGCATCCGCGCCGAGGTCGAGCGCAACTGCGACTATGTGGGACGCGACTTCAGCGAGGAAGCGCGGCGGATGCAGGCGGGCGAGAGCGAGCGCCGCGGCATCTATGGCGAGGCCACGGAGGCCGAGGCCGAGGCCCTGCGCGACGAGGGCATCGAGATCGCCCGCATCCCCTGGGTCCCCCGGTCGGATGGCTGA
- a CDS encoding PAS domain S-box protein: MDMLDRWGRDTGSALVGDFPDPGLPFLAAAGHSQAAMVLTDPSRPDNPIVFANAAFLQMTGYAAWEVLGRNCRFLQGPGTDRGTVAALRDAVHEARDITVELLNYRRDGTPFRNEVHVGPLRDAQGHVRYFLATQHDVTVARDVVRVERALRVSEASARLAVEASGLGTWDLDVARGVLHWNAACRTLFGLPPDDGRPLTYEDSFLAALHPRMRPRVRKEMENAFSPAGNGRLATEFRVIGLVDRRERWLSLTGQSFFEDGRCVRFVGVVGDTTARKREEEALLRSHEKLEARAERSSRDLDRIWQHSRDIMVVIRQGALTAEAVNPAWERVLGWPAETPSGAGILAFVHPQDMARTRAQLARLADGQGVEHFENRIRHRDGSYRRISWNVVPDSDFLHAVGRDVTAERRQEETLRRTEAQLRQSQKMEAIGQLTGGVAHDFNNLLQVVLGNLDILQRSLPAEAGRLRRSAENAASGARRAAVLTQRLLAFSRRQPLAPRALRVNGLVEGMSDLLARTLGETISIRTALAPDLWQVEADPGQLENALLNLAVNARDAMSGGGRLAIETENLTLSEAITLRGEELGPGQYVVISVTDTGTGMDQEVIGRVFEPFFTTKPVGQGTGLGLSMTYGFVRQSGGHVRIYSEPGLGTTVRIYLPRLLSASEEAAPEAESPPAARARQECILVVEDDADVRSYSVEVLSELGYQVIEAEDGPGTLRLLEDSPSLMPDLLFSDVVLPNGMNGAELAAQARLLRPAMKVLFTSGYARDALTHHGRLDPGVEVIGKPFTFAELAARVRGVLDGPPGR; this comes from the coding sequence ATGGACATGCTGGATCGCTGGGGGCGGGACACCGGCTCCGCCCTGGTCGGCGACTTTCCCGATCCCGGCCTGCCTTTCCTGGCCGCCGCCGGCCATAGCCAGGCCGCCATGGTGCTGACCGATCCGTCGCGCCCGGACAATCCGATCGTCTTCGCCAACGCCGCCTTTCTCCAGATGACCGGCTATGCCGCCTGGGAGGTGCTGGGCCGGAACTGCCGCTTCCTCCAGGGGCCCGGCACGGACCGTGGCACGGTGGCCGCCCTGCGGGACGCGGTGCATGAGGCGCGGGACATCACCGTCGAGCTGCTGAACTACCGCCGGGACGGCACGCCCTTCCGCAACGAGGTCCATGTCGGCCCGCTGCGGGACGCGCAGGGCCACGTCCGCTACTTCCTGGCCACCCAGCACGACGTGACCGTGGCGCGCGACGTCGTCCGGGTCGAGCGGGCGCTGCGCGTCAGCGAGGCGAGCGCGCGCCTCGCGGTGGAGGCGAGCGGCCTCGGCACCTGGGACCTCGATGTCGCCCGCGGGGTGCTGCACTGGAATGCCGCCTGCCGGACCCTGTTCGGCCTGCCCCCGGATGACGGGCGGCCGCTGACCTATGAGGACAGCTTCCTCGCCGCCCTGCATCCCCGCATGCGCCCTCGGGTCCGGAAGGAGATGGAGAACGCCTTCTCCCCCGCCGGCAACGGCCGGCTGGCGACGGAGTTCCGGGTCATCGGGCTGGTGGACCGGCGCGAACGATGGCTGTCGCTGACCGGGCAGAGCTTCTTCGAGGACGGGCGCTGCGTCCGCTTCGTCGGCGTGGTCGGCGACACCACCGCGCGGAAGCGCGAGGAGGAGGCGCTGCTCCGCTCGCACGAGAAGCTGGAGGCCAGGGCCGAGCGCAGCAGCCGGGACCTGGACCGCATCTGGCAGCATTCCCGGGACATCATGGTGGTGATCCGCCAGGGGGCGCTGACGGCGGAGGCGGTGAACCCGGCCTGGGAGCGCGTCCTGGGCTGGCCCGCCGAGACGCCTTCCGGAGCCGGCATCCTGGCCTTCGTCCATCCGCAGGACATGGCGCGGACCCGGGCCCAGTTGGCGCGCCTGGCCGACGGCCAGGGGGTGGAGCATTTCGAGAACCGCATCCGGCACCGGGATGGCTCCTATCGCCGGATCTCCTGGAATGTCGTGCCGGACAGCGATTTCCTGCATGCCGTGGGCCGCGACGTGACGGCCGAGCGGCGGCAGGAGGAAACCCTGCGCCGGACCGAGGCCCAGCTCCGCCAGTCCCAGAAGATGGAGGCGATCGGCCAGCTCACCGGCGGCGTGGCGCACGACTTCAACAACCTCCTCCAGGTCGTGCTGGGCAATCTGGACATCCTGCAGCGCAGCCTGCCGGCCGAGGCGGGCCGGCTGCGGCGTTCGGCCGAGAACGCCGCCAGCGGCGCCCGGCGCGCGGCGGTGCTGACGCAGCGCCTCCTGGCCTTCTCGCGCCGCCAGCCCCTGGCGCCGCGCGCCCTGCGGGTGAACGGGCTGGTGGAGGGGATGTCGGACCTGCTGGCCCGCACCCTGGGCGAGACCATCTCCATCCGCACCGCCCTGGCGCCCGATCTCTGGCAGGTGGAGGCCGATCCGGGGCAGCTGGAGAACGCGCTGCTGAACCTCGCGGTGAACGCGCGCGACGCCATGTCCGGCGGCGGCCGGCTGGCGATCGAGACGGAGAACCTGACCCTTTCGGAAGCCATCACCCTCCGCGGCGAGGAACTGGGGCCGGGGCAGTATGTGGTGATCAGCGTGACCGACACCGGCACGGGCATGGACCAGGAGGTGATCGGCCGGGTCTTCGAACCCTTCTTCACCACCAAGCCGGTGGGGCAGGGGACGGGGCTGGGCCTGTCCATGACCTATGGCTTCGTCCGCCAGTCCGGTGGCCATGTGCGGATCTATTCCGAGCCCGGACTCGGCACCACGGTGCGGATCTACCTGCCGCGCCTGCTGTCGGCGAGCGAGGAAGCGGCACCGGAGGCGGAGTCCCCGCCCGCCGCCCGCGCCCGGCAGGAATGCATCCTGGTGGTCGAGGACGATGCCGATGTCCGGAGCTACTCGGTGGAGGTGCTGTCGGAGCTCGGCTACCAGGTGATCGAGGCGGAGGACGGGCCGGGCACGCTGCGGCTGCTGGAGGACTCGCCCTCCCTGATGCCGGACCTCCTCTTCTCCGACGTGGTCCTGCCCAACGGCATGAACGGGGCGGAGCTGGCAGCGCAAGCCCGCCTGCTGCGGCCGGCGATGAAGGTCCTCTTCACCAGCGGCTATGCCCGCGACGCGCTGACGCATCACGGCCGGCTGGACCCGGGCGTGGAGGTGATCGGCAAGCCCTTCACCTTCGCCGAGCTGGCGGCGCGGGTGCGCGGGGTGCTGGACGGGCCGCCGGGCCGTTGA
- a CDS encoding histone deacetylase family protein, which translates to MKVFWDDRQLAHAPRFFLQRGRLRPHFEVPARAEALLAACRRMGLEIAAPGETDATALGTVHAPDYLDFLRGALTEWEAMPGHGEEAVPNMHPSPEMLAQGARRSATIIGKTGWYTADTSCPIGPGTWEASMLAAAGALAAAEVAAEGGAAYALARPPGHHAYAARAGGHCYLNNAALAAERLRAKGAGKVAVLDIDSHHGNGTQGIFWERDDVLFVSVHGDPDRYYPWYVGHADERGAGQGAGFNLNLPLALGSGDPEWLEAIGTGLGAIRDFGAEALVISLGFDASKDEPLNALSVTEDGFARAGEAIGGLRLPTAIVQEGGYAVEVIGGLLERFLTSFGR; encoded by the coding sequence ATGAAGGTCTTTTGGGACGACCGGCAACTGGCGCATGCGCCGCGCTTCTTCCTGCAGCGGGGGCGGCTGCGGCCGCATTTCGAGGTCCCGGCCCGGGCGGAGGCGCTGCTGGCGGCCTGCCGGCGCATGGGGCTGGAGATCGCCGCCCCGGGGGAGACAGATGCCACCGCGCTCGGCACGGTGCATGCCCCGGACTACCTGGACTTCCTGCGCGGCGCGCTGACGGAATGGGAGGCCATGCCGGGCCATGGGGAGGAGGCGGTGCCCAACATGCACCCCTCGCCCGAGATGCTGGCCCAGGGCGCGCGCCGTTCCGCCACGATCATCGGCAAGACCGGCTGGTACACCGCCGACACCTCCTGCCCGATCGGGCCGGGGACCTGGGAGGCCTCCATGCTGGCGGCGGCCGGCGCCCTGGCCGCCGCCGAGGTGGCGGCGGAGGGCGGGGCCGCCTATGCGCTGGCGCGGCCGCCCGGGCACCATGCCTATGCCGCCCGGGCCGGCGGCCACTGCTACCTGAACAACGCGGCCCTGGCGGCGGAACGGCTGCGCGCGAAGGGCGCCGGCAAGGTCGCCGTGCTCGACATCGACAGCCACCACGGCAACGGCACCCAGGGGATCTTCTGGGAGCGGGACGACGTGCTCTTCGTGTCCGTCCATGGCGATCCGGACCGCTACTACCCCTGGTATGTCGGCCATGCCGACGAGCGCGGCGCCGGCCAGGGCGCGGGTTTCAACCTGAACCTGCCGCTGGCCCTGGGCAGCGGCGACCCGGAATGGCTGGAGGCGATCGGCACCGGCCTGGGCGCCATCCGGGACTTCGGCGCGGAGGCGCTGGTCATCAGCCTGGGCTTCGACGCCTCGAAGGACGAGCCGCTGAACGCGCTCTCCGTCACGGAGGACGGCTTCGCCCGGGCCGGCGAGGCCATCGGCGGCCTGCGCCTGCCCACCGCCATCGTGCAGGAGGGCGGCTATGCCGTGGAGGTGATCGGCGGGCTGCTGGAACGCTTCCTGACCAGCTTCGGGCGCTGA
- the ubiG gene encoding bifunctional 2-polyprenyl-6-hydroxyphenol methylase/3-demethylubiquinol 3-O-methyltransferase UbiG: protein MSGTARAEEIAKFDALAERWWDPRGPMAPLHAMNPLRCGWVAERLARRLGHQGKGSGEDLSGLRVLDVGCGAGLASEALARRGARVTGIDAAGAALEAARAHAARSGLEIDYRAARPEELSGEWDAVVSLEVIEHVAPEERLAFLAALSRATRPGGAVFLSTLNRTPRAFLMAKLGAEYMLRLLPRGTHDWKLFITPAELGAGLREAGLRVEDISGMGFDPLGRRWKATRDVGVNYILMAGKD, encoded by the coding sequence ATGTCCGGCACGGCGAGGGCGGAGGAGATCGCGAAATTCGATGCGCTGGCGGAGCGCTGGTGGGACCCGCGCGGCCCCATGGCGCCCCTCCATGCCATGAACCCGCTCCGCTGCGGCTGGGTGGCGGAGCGGCTGGCGCGGCGCCTCGGCCATCAGGGGAAAGGTTCGGGCGAGGACCTGTCCGGCCTGCGGGTGCTGGATGTCGGCTGCGGCGCCGGGCTGGCCAGCGAGGCGCTGGCGCGGCGGGGCGCCCGCGTCACCGGCATCGACGCGGCCGGTGCCGCGCTGGAAGCCGCGCGGGCCCATGCCGCCCGGTCCGGCCTGGAGATCGACTACCGCGCCGCCCGGCCCGAGGAACTCTCCGGCGAATGGGATGCGGTGGTCTCGCTGGAGGTCATCGAGCATGTGGCGCCGGAGGAGCGGCTAGCCTTCCTGGCCGCCCTGTCCCGCGCCACACGCCCCGGCGGCGCCGTCTTCCTGTCCACGCTGAACCGCACGCCGCGCGCCTTCCTGATGGCGAAGCTGGGGGCGGAGTACATGCTCCGGCTGCTGCCGCGCGGCACCCATGACTGGAAGCTCTTCATCACCCCGGCTGAGCTGGGGGCCGGGCTGCGCGAGGCCGGGCTGCGGGTGGAGGATATTTCCGGGATGGGCTTCGATCCGCTCGGCCGCCGCTGGAAGGCCACGCGGGATGTCGGGGTGAACTACATCCTGATGGCGGGGAAGGACTGA
- a CDS encoding aspartate kinase: MARIVMKFGGTSVADLDRIRNVARRVKREVEAGNEVAVVVSAMSGVTNQLVKYCTDLSPLHDAREYDVVVATGEQVTTGLTAIALQAEGVDARSWQGWQVPIRTDGAHGKARVEEIDGSALIERMKAGQVPVIAGFQGIGPRERITTLGRGGSDLSAVAVAAAVKADRCDIYTDVDGIYTTDPRIVPRARKLERVSFEEMLELASVGAKVLQTRSVELAMKQKVRVQVLSSFEDKPGSLVVDEDEIVEQPVVTGVAYSRDEAKITLRRLPDKPGIAAHVFGPLSAANVNVDMIVQNLGADGTTDMTFTVGKTDLPRARETLENARSSIGFDAILTDPEVAKISIVGIGMRSHAGVAATMFNTLAEKGINIQVISTSEIKTSVLIGVEYTELAVRALHTAYGLDAPAEKARA; this comes from the coding sequence ATGGCCCGTATCGTGATGAAGTTCGGCGGCACCTCCGTCGCCGACCTGGACCGTATCCGCAATGTCGCCCGCCGCGTGAAGCGCGAGGTCGAGGCCGGCAACGAGGTCGCCGTGGTGGTCTCCGCCATGTCGGGCGTGACCAACCAGCTGGTGAAATACTGCACCGACCTGTCGCCGCTGCACGATGCGCGGGAATACGACGTGGTCGTCGCGACCGGCGAGCAGGTGACGACCGGCCTCACCGCCATCGCCCTCCAGGCGGAGGGGGTGGACGCCCGCTCCTGGCAGGGCTGGCAGGTGCCGATCCGCACCGATGGCGCGCATGGCAAGGCGCGGGTCGAGGAGATCGACGGCTCGGCGCTGATCGAGCGGATGAAGGCCGGGCAGGTGCCGGTGATCGCGGGCTTCCAGGGCATCGGCCCGCGGGAGCGCATCACCACCCTGGGCCGCGGCGGCTCCGACCTCTCGGCCGTGGCCGTGGCGGCGGCGGTGAAGGCCGACCGCTGCGACATCTACACCGATGTGGACGGCATCTACACGACCGATCCCCGCATCGTGCCGCGCGCCCGCAAGCTGGAGCGCGTGAGCTTCGAGGAGATGCTGGAACTGGCCTCCGTGGGGGCCAAGGTGTTGCAGACCCGCTCGGTCGAGCTGGCGATGAAGCAGAAGGTGCGGGTGCAGGTTCTGTCCTCCTTCGAGGACAAGCCGGGCTCCCTGGTGGTGGACGAGGACGAGATCGTGGAACAGCCCGTTGTGACCGGCGTCGCCTATTCGCGCGACGAGGCGAAGATCACCCTGCGCCGCCTGCCGGACAAGCCCGGCATCGCGGCCCATGTGTTCGGCCCGCTCTCGGCGGCCAATGTGAACGTGGACATGATCGTCCAGAACCTGGGTGCTGACGGCACCACGGACATGACCTTCACCGTGGGCAAGACCGACCTGCCCCGCGCGCGGGAGACGCTGGAGAACGCCCGTTCCTCCATCGGCTTCGACGCCATCCTGACCGATCCGGAGGTCGCCAAGATCTCCATCGTCGGCATCGGCATGCGCTCCCATGCCGGCGTGGCGGCCACGATGTTCAACACGCTGGCCGAGAAGGGGATCAACATCCAGGTCATCTCGACCTCGGAGATCAAGACCTCGGTGCTGATCGGCGTGGAATACACCGAGCTGGCGGTGCGCGCCCTGCACACGGCCTACGGGCTCGACGCGCCGGCCGAGAAGGCGCGGGCCTGA
- a CDS encoding NAD(P)H-dependent flavin oxidoreductase, with amino-acid sequence MLAPSPTVPPAEGGTDSTVPAGAFAELDRLMARGAGFLGSRWAILGGAMSWVSERNLVAALSEAGAFGVLACGAMEPPRLAEEIAATQALTDKPFGVNLITMHPRLEELVQVCLDAKVGHIVFAGGIPPGPAIRKAKDAGARVICFAPALALAKKLVRSGADALVIEGSEAGGHIGPVSLNVLAQEILPHIRDVPVFVAGGIGRGEAILSYLEMGAAGAQIGTRFVCATECVAHPNFKRAFIRGAARDALPTVQLDESFPVIPVRALQNAGTRRFLEHQAEVIRRFRAGELSKEAAQLDIEHFWAGALRRAVVDGDVENGSLMAGQSVGMVAREEPVAAILAEIMAQAAAAIAARGPARP; translated from the coding sequence ATGCTCGCCCCGTCCCCCACCGTTCCGCCGGCCGAAGGGGGCACCGATTCCACGGTGCCCGCCGGGGCCTTCGCCGAACTCGACCGGCTGATGGCGCGGGGGGCGGGCTTCCTGGGCTCCCGCTGGGCGATCCTGGGCGGCGCCATGTCCTGGGTCAGCGAGCGCAACCTGGTGGCGGCACTGAGCGAGGCCGGGGCCTTCGGCGTGCTGGCCTGCGGCGCCATGGAGCCGCCGCGGCTGGCCGAGGAGATCGCCGCGACCCAGGCCCTGACGGACAAGCCTTTCGGCGTGAACCTGATCACCATGCATCCCCGGCTGGAGGAGCTGGTGCAGGTCTGCCTGGACGCGAAGGTGGGCCATATCGTCTTCGCCGGCGGCATCCCGCCCGGCCCCGCGATCCGCAAGGCCAAGGATGCCGGCGCCCGGGTGATCTGCTTCGCCCCGGCCCTGGCCCTGGCGAAGAAGCTGGTCCGCTCCGGCGCCGATGCGCTGGTGATCGAGGGCTCCGAGGCCGGGGGGCATATCGGCCCGGTCTCCCTGAACGTGCTGGCGCAGGAGATCCTGCCGCATATCCGGGACGTGCCGGTCTTCGTGGCCGGCGGCATCGGGCGGGGGGAGGCGATCCTGTCCTATCTGGAGATGGGCGCCGCCGGGGCGCAGATCGGCACCCGATTCGTCTGCGCGACGGAATGCGTGGCGCATCCGAACTTCAAGCGCGCCTTCATCCGCGGCGCGGCACGTGACGCCCTGCCGACCGTGCAACTCGACGAGAGCTTCCCCGTGATCCCCGTGCGGGCCCTGCAGAACGCGGGCACCAGGCGGTTCCTGGAGCATCAGGCGGAGGTGATCCGCCGCTTCCGGGCCGGGGAGCTGAGCAAGGAGGCCGCACAGCTCGACATCGAGCATTTCTGGGCCGGCGCGCTGCGCCGGGCGGTGGTCGATGGCGATGTGGAGAACGGCTCCCTGATGGCCGGCCAGTCGGTCGGCATGGTGGCGCGGGAGGAGCCGGTGGCGGCCATCCTGGCCGAGATCATGGCCCAGGCGGCGGCGGCGATCGCCGCGCGGGGGCCCGCCCGCCCGTGA
- a CDS encoding helix-turn-helix domain-containing protein, translated as MARTVEPTALDTSGVGAELRDARLAIGATIEDMSEHLRISRRYLSALEEGRTRDLPGPTYALGFVRSYAQSLGLDAEELTRRFRDGAGAAAKQRTDLVFPEPVPKRGVPAGAVILIGAVLAIGSYVAWWQWSGSGDRSVDQVQPPPRQLEEAAGTAPHPAAPVLPPTLGQVVPATPPAGGHNPGQTPNPATGQPAPAAAPAPVPGPAASTATPPARTGTPIPAQAPMAAQPGTVPGTAPGTLAQQAPASAPRPGVPPAPQPSQPATAEAPAAPAPPPLAAPVTPTTPNQADGQGRIVLRAAPGPGEGSWVQIRAKGASRPLLSRLLRPGETYTVPAGEGMTLTTGKADALEIIVDGQPSPFLAGRTNVVRDIPLDPDRLRNPAPAGG; from the coding sequence ATGGCCAGAACAGTGGAACCGACCGCCCTCGACACCTCCGGGGTGGGAGCAGAGCTTCGCGACGCCCGCCTGGCGATCGGCGCGACGATCGAGGACATGTCCGAGCATCTCCGCATCAGCCGCCGCTATCTGTCGGCGCTGGAGGAGGGACGGACGCGGGATCTTCCGGGGCCGACCTACGCGCTCGGCTTCGTGCGGTCCTATGCCCAGTCCCTGGGCCTGGACGCGGAGGAGCTGACCCGGCGCTTCCGCGACGGGGCCGGGGCGGCGGCGAAGCAGCGCACCGACCTCGTCTTCCCGGAACCCGTGCCCAAGCGCGGCGTGCCCGCCGGCGCGGTGATCCTGATCGGCGCCGTGCTGGCGATCGGCAGCTACGTGGCGTGGTGGCAGTGGAGCGGCTCCGGCGACCGGAGCGTGGATCAGGTCCAGCCACCGCCGCGCCAGTTGGAGGAAGCCGCCGGGACGGCGCCCCACCCCGCCGCGCCCGTGCTGCCGCCGACCCTGGGGCAGGTGGTGCCGGCCACGCCTCCCGCCGGCGGGCATAATCCGGGCCAGACCCCGAATCCCGCGACCGGACAGCCTGCCCCGGCGGCAGCGCCGGCCCCGGTCCCGGGGCCGGCCGCCTCCACGGCCACGCCCCCCGCCCGGACGGGCACCCCGATCCCGGCCCAGGCGCCCATGGCCGCCCAGCCGGGAACGGTCCCCGGAACCGCGCCCGGCACGCTGGCGCAGCAGGCCCCGGCCTCCGCGCCCCGTCCGGGCGTGCCTCCGGCCCCGCAGCCTTCCCAGCCCGCGACCGCCGAGGCGCCCGCCGCCCCGGCTCCGCCTCCGCTGGCCGCGCCGGTCACCCCCACCACACCCAACCAGGCCGATGGCCAGGGCCGCATCGTGCTGCGCGCCGCGCCTGGACCAGGAGAGGGCTCCTGGGTTCAGATCCGGGCGAAGGGGGCCAGCCGCCCGCTGCTCAGCCGCCTGCTCCGGCCGGGCGAGACCTATACCGTGCCGGCGGGCGAGGGGATGACCCTGACCACCGGCAAGGCCGACGCGCTGGAGATCATCGTGGACGGACAGCCGAGCCCCTTCCTGGCGGGCCGGACCAATGTGGTGCGGGATATCCCGCTGGACCCCGACCGGCTCCGCAATCCCGCCCCGGCGGGCGGCTGA
- the ispG gene encoding flavodoxin-dependent (E)-4-hydroxy-3-methylbut-2-enyl-diphosphate synthase → MSYRPYQQILRRKSRQIRVGNVLVGGDAPISVQTMTNTPTEDAEATIAQIRRAEVAGVDIVRVSCPTPEATAALREITREVNVPVVADIHFHYKRAIEAAQNGAACLRINPGNIGSPERVKEVIKAARDHGCSIRIGVNAGSLEKHLLEKYGEPNPEALVESALWHADHLLQNGFDEFKISVKASDVFLAVAAYTALAEACDHPLHVGITEAGGKRAGTVKSSIGIGNLLWAGIGDTIRVSLSAEPEEEVHVGWEMLKTLGLRHRGVKIISCPSCARQGFNVIQTVATLEERLAHIEVPMSLSIIGCVVNGPGEALMTDLGVTGGGNGRHMVYAAGKTDHTVENGDMIEHIVGLVEAKAAQLLAEKKAEAERNGQENAQGNERGHEAPQAAE, encoded by the coding sequence ATGTCCTACCGTCCCTACCAGCAGATCCTGCGTCGCAAGTCCCGCCAGATCCGCGTGGGCAACGTGCTGGTGGGCGGGGATGCGCCGATCTCCGTCCAGACCATGACCAACACCCCCACCGAGGATGCCGAGGCGACCATCGCCCAGATCCGCCGGGCGGAGGTCGCGGGGGTGGACATCGTCCGCGTCTCCTGCCCGACGCCGGAAGCCACGGCGGCGCTGCGCGAGATCACCCGCGAGGTGAACGTGCCGGTCGTGGCGGACATCCACTTCCACTACAAGCGCGCCATCGAGGCGGCGCAGAACGGCGCTGCCTGCCTGCGCATCAACCCGGGCAATATCGGTTCGCCGGAGCGGGTGAAGGAGGTCATCAAGGCCGCCCGCGACCATGGCTGCTCCATCCGCATCGGCGTGAATGCGGGCAGCCTGGAGAAGCACCTGCTGGAGAAGTATGGCGAGCCGAACCCGGAGGCGCTGGTGGAAAGCGCCCTGTGGCACGCCGACCACCTGCTGCAGAACGGCTTCGACGAGTTCAAGATCAGCGTGAAGGCGTCCGACGTCTTCCTGGCGGTGGCGGCCTATACCGCCCTGGCGGAGGCCTGCGACCACCCGCTGCATGTCGGCATCACCGAGGCGGGCGGCAAGCGCGCCGGCACCGTGAAGTCCTCGATCGGCATCGGCAACCTGCTCTGGGCGGGGATCGGCGACACGATCCGCGTCTCCCTCTCCGCCGAGCCGGAGGAGGAGGTGCATGTCGGCTGGGAGATGCTGAAGACCCTGGGCCTGCGGCACCGTGGCGTGAAGATCATCTCCTGCCCCTCCTGCGCCCGCCAGGGCTTCAACGTGATCCAGACCGTGGCCACGCTGGAGGAACGCCTCGCCCATATCGAGGTGCCGATGAGCCTCTCGATCATCGGCTGCGTGGTGAACGGGCCGGGCGAGGCGCTGATGACCGACCTGGGCGTCACCGGCGGCGGCAATGGCCGCCACATGGTCTATGCCGCCGGCAAGACCGACCACACGGTCGAGAATGGCGACATGATCGAGCACATCGTCGGGCTGGTGGAGGCCAAGGCCGCACAGCTCCTGGCCGAGAAGAAGGCCGAGGCCGAGCGAAACGGGCAGGAGAACGCCCAAGGGAACGAACGCGGCCACGAAGCGCCCCAGGCGGCGGAATAG